Proteins co-encoded in one Vidua chalybeata isolate OUT-0048 chromosome 18, bVidCha1 merged haplotype, whole genome shotgun sequence genomic window:
- the SUSD2 gene encoding sushi domain-containing protein 2 — MKFIGLNVSFFILSTLTALWNAGAQDSCAHRCGELLGTCSCQVTCQSLGICCPDYKEFCLQISPYSGSLLGGKDFLINNTALDASSVLKCRFKQQIITSGYTDKDGKAHCISPLLYETGFIPFEVSTDAGLTYPYSGTWLSVHHSKVSDEEKCTLVNETKWQYYGTPNTGGNLTLTWTHQTLAATHVNIEVWGYQETGDSYSENWMAEWKYLYTLARETPNTGKYSFIPVPAEGNYSTWDYGILRIIPSNYFDGQSNIPSIWSSDHALAWHLEKDFRNDPNAWATAKCIEWDRKEELLPNFIEEIIDCPCTLAQARADTGRFHTDYGCDIEKGSVCTYHPGAVHCVRAIQASPQYGAGQQCCYGSTGTQILTHDSTGGSTPDRGHDWGSPPFLKPPRIPGFSHWLYDVISFYYCCLWSDNCDFYMKRRPSSDCRTYRPPRAASAFGDPHFLTFDGLNFTFNGLGEYTLVESDLTSLRVQGRTQQAHFSNGIGAQGTGLSAVAMQENNSDVIEVRYSEDLHLEVLLNQRVLSFSEQTWMDLKGLFLYSTPDQNITVMFSSGSGVEIRGSGGFLTLTILLPEKFMNHTWGLFGVMNGNPEDDYTFKNKTTMSVHANPQQVFEFGASWAIENGTSLFTYDTELLLDSFFYGDKHNASFLPVFSPHEDPADPLLEKMVSCCGSDPFCRFDVLTTRSLQVGSSTRLSHQNHRLLVEHLEPVISCGWLDHPTNGRKNDTNYLLGSTINFTCNEGYELTGSQERTCQVSGAWSGDTPQCSPVTAIKQVIVIGSVFGIVGLAVLGRLGYLCRKESVHR; from the exons ATGAAATTCATTGGcttaaatgtttctttcttcattctttccACTCTCACTGCTCTTTGGAATGCAG GAGCTCAAGACTCTTGTGCACACCGATGTGGGGAGCTGCTTGGTACCTGTTCTTGCCAGGTGACATGCCAGTCCTTGGGGATATGCTGTCCTGATTATAAAGAATTTTGTCTTCAAATTTCTCCATACTCAGGATCTCTTTTGGGAGGGAAAGACTTTTTGATTAACAACACAGCTCTTGATGCCTCTTCTGTGCTAAAATGCAG GTTCAAGCAGCAAATCATAACCAGTGGCTATACTGACAAGGATGGAAAAGCCCACTGCATCTCCCCATTGCTTTATGAGACTGGTTTCATCCCTTTTGAAGTTTCTACAGATGCTGGGTTAACGTATCCCTACTCTGGAACTTGGTTATCAG TACATCACAGCAAAGtttcagatgaagaaaaatgcacattGGTAAATGAGACAAAATGGCAATACTATGGCACCCCCAACACTGGTGGAAACTTAACTCTTACCTGGACACACCAGACACTTGCAGCCACCCATGTCAACATAGAAGTCTGGGGATACCAGGAAACAG GTGACAGTTATTCAGAAAACTGGATGGCTGAATGGAAATACCTTTATACTTTGGCAAGAGAAACACCCAATACAGGGAAATATTCTTTCATTCCTGTACCTGCCGAAGGAAATTACAGTACATGGGACTACGGAATTTTGAGAATTATACCCAGCAACTATTTTGATGGGCAGAG CAACATTCCATCAATCTGGAGCTCAGACCATGCATTGGCTTGGCACCTTGAGAAAGACTTCAGAAATGACCCAAATGCATGGGCAACTGCAAAATGTATCGAATGGGACAGAAAGGAAGAGTTGCTTCCAAACTTCATAGAAGAAATTATAGACTGCCCTTGCACCTTGGCACAGGCAAGAGCTGACACTGGCAGGTTCCAT ACAGATTATGGCTGCGACATTGAAAAGGGGAGCGTGTGTACTTATCATCCTGGTGCTGTGCATTGTGTAAGAGCCATTCAAGCCAg TCCCCAGTATGGGGCTGGACAGCAGTGCTGCTATGGCTCCACGGGAACCCAAATCCTCACGCACGACTCTACCGGAGGCAGCACACCTGATCGAGGACATGACTGGGGTTCACCACCTTTCTTGAAGCCTCCTCGGATACCTGGCTTTTCCCATTGGCTTTATGATGTTATCAGCTTCTATTACTGCTGCCTGTGGTCTGATAATTGTGACTTCTATATGAAAAGGCGGCCCTCTAGTGACTGCAGGACGTACCGCCCGCCCCGAGCTG catctgCTTTTGGGGACCCTCATTTCCTTACATTTGATGGTCTGAACTTCACCTTCAATGGCCTAGGAGAATACACATTGGTAGAGTCTGATCTCACATCCCTGAGAGTGCAAGGGAGGACACAGCAGGCACACTTTTCCAATG GAATTGGGGCTCAGGGGACAGGCTTGTCTGCAGTGGCCATGCAGGAGAACAACTCTGATGTGATTGAAGTGCGCTACTCTGAGGATTTGCATCTGGAGGTCCTCTTGAACCAGAGGGTTCTCAGCTTCTCTGAACAAACTTGGATGGACTTGAAAG GTCTCTTTCTCTATTCTACACCTGATCAGAACATCACAGTGATGTTCTCTTCTGGATCTGGAGTGGAAATAAGGGGAAGTGGAGGATTTCTGACCCTGACAATTCTGCTCCCAGAGAAGTTTATGAATCACACATGGGGTCTCTTTGGGGTAATGAATGGCAATCCAGAGGATGACTACACCTTCAAGAATAAAACCACCATGTCAGTTCATGCAAATCCCCAGCAGGTGTTTGAGTTTGGAGCTAGCT GGGCTATTGAAAATGGAACTTCTCTCTTTACTTATGACACGGAGCTCTTACTGGACAGTTTCTTTTATGGGGACAAGCACAATGCTTCCTTTCTGCCTGTGTTCTCCCCTCATGAAGACCCTGCTGATCCCCTCCTAGAAAAGATGGTCTCATGCTGTGGCTCTGACCCATTCTGCAGATTCGACGTCCTGACAACAAGAAGCCTCCAAGTGGGAAGTTCCACAAGACTTTCCCATCAGAATCACAGGCTTCTGGTAGAACATCTAGAGCCAG TGATCTCTTGTGGCTGGCTGGATCACCCAACCAATGGAAGAAAGAATGATACTAACTACCTGCTGGGCTCAACCATCAATTTCACCTGCAATGAGGGCTATGAACTCACGGGGTCACAGGAAAGAACTTGCCAAGTGTCAGGAGCCTGGTCAGGAGACACACCCCAGTGCAGCCCAGTAACAG CTATCAAACAAGTAATTGTTATTGGCAGTGTATTTGGAATAGTCGGCCTTGCAGTCCTGGGACGTCTGGGTTATTTATGCAGAAAGGAGAG TGTCCACAGGTAA